A single Paenibacillus kribbensis DNA region contains:
- a CDS encoding helix-turn-helix transcriptional regulator, whose translation MRKSWYRRLLFSYFPIFMLTVSILIFLSFLIVNEISRNETSKANRITTGFVMDSVENSLTKVEMDVLSEAETNKSYSTFLNGQAQSGSMMLYELVGSLRTLKDNHELVHSIYIYRTKDHKVLTMSGLQEASTFADYSYIEQALRSEDRQWSPVREWKEPGQHTSERVISMHKRLPLPFGGQGLLVINIGVYPLEQVIAQMTNPAVSYLLINDGSGHTIYPAVSDTKDAVKAEDGQQLTQLLSPRLGWSFESGIRAGQLFEWVSVISYVWIAVGLAVVILAVVYIIYVTHRNYRPIQLMMQRIQQLPGRPGEENNKDELWMIDHALQSLIRQTVDYEQQEHANILIRRRQLFLDLMEGTAAETVEFRLDHLSPFADGGKREASPIYTVMVVELHDLDLPQTADGKSTGSGHSEEHGDEDQRLSLSLLGVIQELAATYGWQGWAEWMSRERISILLRKEESVGEGLLGVKLQEMAQTGCEWLQGHLGVQLTIGIGSQTYELEHIQDSYRAAVSALRYRLTLGVRDIVTSDQVPQANEIPLYSYLPLISETIRSFRLANHDWRIQLEGLFGAMEADKLKDGDILTVVRWLQELLEREMREMKDVSGALDRYFNGAEGQRWKAEVESASSLAMMHTLMLERMTTVYRTYVAASETKSYRAMVSEMKQYIEEHYTNPDLSLNHLSERFDVSPKYASHLFKTEFDMKFVDFLTRLRMNHAQQMLCNTTETVQHIATQVGYANSITFGRVFKRVVGVTPGDYRKLRLKPGDSIAGGAL comes from the coding sequence ATGCGAAAGAGCTGGTACAGGAGATTGCTTTTTTCCTATTTCCCAATTTTCATGTTGACAGTGTCGATTCTCATTTTCTTATCCTTCCTGATCGTGAACGAGATATCACGCAATGAAACTAGCAAAGCGAATCGGATCACGACCGGATTTGTGATGGACAGTGTGGAAAATTCACTGACGAAGGTAGAAATGGACGTTTTAAGCGAGGCGGAGACGAACAAGAGCTACAGCACTTTCCTGAACGGACAAGCTCAAAGCGGCAGCATGATGTTATATGAGCTGGTAGGGAGTCTGCGTACGCTGAAAGATAATCATGAGCTGGTACACTCTATTTATATTTACCGAACGAAAGATCATAAGGTATTAACCATGAGTGGTCTTCAGGAGGCTTCGACCTTTGCCGATTATTCGTACATTGAGCAGGCGCTTCGGTCGGAGGATCGGCAGTGGTCGCCTGTGCGGGAATGGAAGGAGCCGGGCCAGCATACATCAGAACGTGTGATTTCCATGCATAAGCGGCTCCCCTTGCCATTTGGGGGACAAGGACTGTTGGTGATCAACATCGGTGTGTATCCGTTGGAGCAAGTGATCGCTCAAATGACGAACCCGGCTGTTTCCTATCTGTTGATTAACGATGGCAGCGGACATACGATTTATCCGGCTGTATCCGATACCAAGGATGCTGTAAAAGCAGAGGACGGGCAGCAGCTGACTCAGCTGCTCTCCCCCCGACTGGGATGGAGCTTTGAAAGCGGCATTCGTGCTGGGCAATTGTTCGAATGGGTGTCTGTGATCTCCTACGTCTGGATTGCGGTCGGATTGGCGGTGGTTATATTGGCGGTGGTCTACATTATTTATGTGACCCACAGAAATTACAGGCCAATTCAGTTGATGATGCAGCGTATCCAGCAACTGCCAGGCCGTCCCGGTGAGGAAAACAATAAGGATGAGCTGTGGATGATTGACCATGCGCTGCAAAGTCTGATTCGGCAAACGGTTGATTATGAACAGCAGGAGCATGCGAATATACTCATTCGGCGACGGCAACTGTTCCTTGATCTTATGGAAGGTACAGCCGCCGAAACGGTAGAATTCCGGCTGGATCATCTTTCTCCTTTTGCAGATGGCGGGAAGAGGGAGGCTTCTCCGATCTACACTGTTATGGTGGTGGAGCTGCACGATCTGGACCTGCCGCAGACAGCGGACGGGAAATCAACCGGTAGCGGACATTCGGAGGAGCATGGGGATGAAGATCAACGTTTAAGCCTGTCGCTGCTAGGCGTGATACAGGAGCTTGCAGCCACCTATGGATGGCAGGGCTGGGCAGAATGGATGAGCCGTGAAAGAATCTCCATTTTGCTGCGGAAAGAAGAAAGCGTTGGGGAAGGTCTGCTGGGGGTGAAGCTGCAAGAGATGGCACAAACGGGTTGTGAGTGGCTGCAGGGCCATCTGGGTGTACAGCTTACAATTGGAATTGGCAGCCAAACTTACGAATTGGAGCATATTCAGGATTCCTATCGGGCCGCTGTTTCTGCTTTGCGGTATCGGTTAACGCTCGGGGTGCGCGATATTGTGACCAGTGATCAGGTTCCGCAGGCTAATGAAATTCCATTGTATTCGTATCTGCCGCTGATTTCGGAGACGATTCGTTCTTTTCGACTGGCAAACCATGATTGGCGTATACAACTGGAAGGACTGTTCGGGGCGATGGAAGCCGATAAGTTGAAGGATGGAGATATTTTAACAGTAGTGCGGTGGCTACAGGAGCTGCTGGAACGGGAAATGCGCGAAATGAAGGATGTATCGGGTGCGCTGGATCGTTATTTTAACGGGGCGGAGGGACAGCGATGGAAAGCCGAGGTTGAATCGGCTTCTTCATTGGCTATGATGCATACACTAATGCTGGAGCGTATGACCACTGTATATCGGACTTATGTTGCAGCCAGTGAAACCAAAAGCTATCGGGCCATGGTCAGCGAGATGAAGCAATATATTGAAGAGCACTATACGAATCCGGATTTGTCATTAAATCATTTGAGTGAGCGTTTTGATGTGTCGCCCAAATATGCCAGTCATCTGTTTAAAACCGAATTTGACATGAAATTCGTTGATTTTTTGACACGGCTGCGTATGAACCACGCCCAGCAAATGCTGTGTAACACCACGGAGACGGTTCAGCATATTGCAACGCAGGTTGGCTATGCCAATTCAATTACCTTTGGGCGGGTATTTAAGCGTGTCGTTGGTGTAACGCCGGGAGATTATCGCAAGCTGAGATTAAAGCCAGGGGATTCAATAGCAGGGGGAGCGCTATAG
- a CDS encoding DUF1804 family protein has translation MHENRLSYKTAAKKHDVPDRSIRNWERI, from the coding sequence ATGCATGAGAATCGGTTGAGTTATAAAACTGCGGCTAAGAAGCATGACGTACCAGATAGATCCATCCGGAATTGGGAACGCATTTAG
- a CDS encoding helix-turn-helix domain-containing protein produces the protein MKQTPTIRAELDRYLKQEGLSLIQFGHIAGMNRGIVSSIVTGNKSMSVNQLDRITEAMGLPEGHFYDLFIENYIIDVPPNMRRIEPFLYRCAELDKLDTIRRVLGAIMDNLLYSPKLFDIAENLFAEGRHEAALLLYENVAQTEKYQHSERLAVCQYRIFTIQVGNDQSRNLSAATLFEPFVERLDEIDQLDALKDLANVYRSLRKWVKVDEMARKMRGKAEIQYSMKHQQNSRERNEAAKKLSRPMFVYISYGDLLCAGVCEAQGDYQQALQYTYTYANLDWVKETDEDTQHWIGLFQHWAEVNTYVFKLLSGDTSVLTDYVEYIAASTNKADKEMVTKLLNVMYAANRYNIDVDNILLRFKTEIDFFAQMNPSADMYTYQVVPEQKTRFKYELAKYYLNRGNYSYGFKYLLDVLSKSLSNNKESFFIRCIRLFERFKQFADVRSFEKYEILVSEGQRERLFYY, from the coding sequence ATGAAGCAAACACCTACGATTCGGGCGGAATTAGACAGATACCTCAAACAAGAGGGATTGAGTCTAATACAATTTGGACATATTGCAGGGATGAATCGGGGAATAGTAAGTAGTATTGTGACAGGAAATAAGTCTATGTCTGTAAACCAGCTTGACCGAATTACTGAGGCTATGGGTTTACCGGAAGGCCACTTTTACGACTTGTTCATAGAAAACTACATCATAGACGTACCCCCGAATATGAGGCGAATCGAGCCATTTTTGTATCGCTGTGCGGAGCTGGATAAGTTGGATACGATCCGTCGAGTGTTGGGAGCCATCATGGATAATCTACTCTATTCGCCCAAACTATTTGATATTGCGGAAAACCTATTCGCAGAGGGACGACATGAAGCGGCGCTGCTGTTATATGAGAATGTAGCACAAACGGAGAAGTACCAGCACTCTGAGCGCTTGGCAGTCTGTCAATATCGTATATTCACTATTCAGGTTGGAAATGATCAAAGCCGTAATCTCAGTGCAGCTACGCTATTTGAACCCTTTGTTGAACGTCTGGATGAAATAGACCAGCTTGACGCGTTGAAGGATTTGGCTAACGTGTATAGGTCTTTGCGTAAATGGGTCAAGGTTGACGAAATGGCAAGGAAAATGAGAGGGAAAGCGGAAATCCAATATTCCATGAAACATCAACAGAACAGCCGAGAACGCAATGAGGCTGCAAAGAAGCTAAGTCGTCCAATGTTTGTATACATCTCCTATGGCGATTTGTTGTGTGCAGGTGTTTGTGAAGCTCAAGGCGATTATCAACAAGCTCTACAATATACATACACCTACGCTAATTTAGATTGGGTAAAAGAGACGGACGAGGATACCCAGCATTGGATCGGCTTGTTTCAACATTGGGCAGAAGTTAATACTTACGTATTTAAGCTTTTGTCTGGGGATACAAGTGTGCTTACGGATTATGTTGAATACATTGCTGCATCAACCAATAAAGCCGATAAAGAAATGGTTACTAAGTTGTTGAACGTAATGTATGCAGCTAACCGATATAACATAGATGTAGATAATATACTTCTAAGGTTTAAAACGGAAATTGATTTTTTTGCTCAAATGAACCCATCTGCCGATATGTATACTTATCAAGTAGTACCAGAGCAAAAAACACGTTTTAAATATGAACTTGCTAAATACTATTTGAATAGAGGCAACTACTCTTACGGCTTCAAATATCTGTTAGACGTGTTATCTAAATCATTATCCAATAACAAGGAGTCCTTTTTCATTAGATGCATAAGATTATTTGAACGGTTTAAACAATTTGCAGATGTTAGATCTTTTGAAAAGTATGAAATTTTAGTTAGTGAAGGGCAAAGAGAAAGATTATTTTACTATTGA